A single genomic interval of Mycolicibacterium sp. MU0053 harbors:
- a CDS encoding TetR family transcriptional regulator, whose product MNSRTPKSHSSRSGRSHGSRSRDVVSRIERKEATRRAIVEAALKLLAEDSFSALSLREVARAAGIAPTAFYRHFDSMEALGLVLIDESFRTLRDMLRGARAGKLDPTRIIDSSVDIVISGVTERPDHWRFITRERSSGVAVLRYAIRTEIRLITSELAIDLTRFPGLSGWSSEDLNILAMLFVNAMISIAEALEDAADAAAIEEIRRIAIKQLRLITVGVNGWRSGD is encoded by the coding sequence GTGAACAGTCGTACTCCCAAATCACATTCTTCGCGGTCGGGCCGCTCGCACGGCTCCCGATCCCGCGACGTCGTCTCGCGGATCGAACGCAAGGAAGCCACCCGCCGCGCGATCGTCGAGGCCGCGCTCAAACTGCTCGCCGAGGACAGCTTCAGCGCCCTGAGCCTGCGGGAGGTCGCCCGCGCGGCCGGGATCGCGCCGACGGCGTTCTACCGGCACTTCGACTCCATGGAAGCCCTGGGCCTGGTGCTGATCGACGAGTCGTTCCGCACGCTGCGCGACATGTTGCGCGGGGCGCGGGCCGGCAAGCTCGATCCGACCCGCATCATCGACTCGTCGGTCGACATCGTGATCAGCGGCGTCACCGAACGTCCCGATCACTGGCGCTTCATCACCCGGGAACGCTCCAGCGGGGTTGCGGTGCTGCGTTATGCGATCCGCACCGAGATCCGGCTGATCACCTCCGAGCTGGCCATCGACCTCACCCGGTTTCCGGGCCTGTCGGGCTGGAGCAGCGAGGATCTGAACATCCTCGCGATGCTGTTCGTCAACGCGATGATCTCGATCGCCGAAGCCCTGGAGGACGCCGCGGACGCCGCCGCCATCGAGGAGATCCGCCGGATTGCCATCAAGCAACTCCGGCTCATCACGGTCGGCGTGAACGGCTGGCGCAGCGGCGACTGA
- a CDS encoding pseudouridine synthase — translation MLVELADRFGEAAAAKVLGGEVRAADGSVVTAGTVLPPNSHVYLYRDLPAEVEVPFDIPILYRDNDIVVVDKPHFLATMPRGRHVVQTAVVRLRRELELPELSPVHRLDRLTAGVLLFTTRREVRGAYQTMFTRAAVHKTYLAVAQGNPGVELPTVIRNRIVKHRGVLQAGIEAGEPNAETLVEALGGDRYRLTPKTGRTHQLRVHLASIGLPIVGDPLYPTIEEVAPDDFSTPLRLVAHALEFDDPLTGLRRRFVSARTP, via the coding sequence GTGCTGGTCGAACTGGCCGACCGGTTCGGCGAGGCGGCCGCGGCCAAGGTGCTCGGTGGCGAGGTGCGCGCCGCCGACGGCAGCGTCGTGACGGCGGGCACGGTGCTGCCGCCCAACTCGCACGTCTACCTGTACCGGGACCTGCCCGCGGAGGTCGAGGTCCCGTTCGACATCCCGATCCTGTACCGGGACAACGACATCGTGGTGGTGGACAAGCCGCACTTTTTGGCCACCATGCCGCGGGGTCGGCACGTGGTGCAGACGGCGGTGGTGCGGTTGCGTCGCGAACTCGAGCTGCCCGAGCTGAGTCCGGTGCACCGACTGGACCGGTTGACCGCCGGTGTGCTGCTGTTCACGACCCGTCGCGAGGTCCGCGGTGCCTATCAGACGATGTTCACCCGCGCCGCGGTGCACAAGACCTATCTTGCGGTGGCGCAAGGGAATCCAGGGGTGGAACTGCCGACGGTGATCCGCAACCGGATTGTCAAACACCGCGGGGTGCTGCAGGCCGGGATCGAGGCCGGCGAGCCCAACGCCGAGACGCTGGTGGAGGCGCTCGGCGGCGACCGGTACCGGCTGACCCCGAAGACCGGCCGGACCCATCAACTGCGGGTGCACCTGGCCTCGATCGGCCTGCCCATCGTCGGCGATCCGTTGTATCCGACGATCGAAGAGGTTGCGCCGGACGATTTCTCGACACCCCTGCGGCTGGTGGCCCACGCGCTGGAGTTCGACGATCCGCTCACCGGCCTCCGGCGGCGGTTCGTGAGCGCGCGGACGCCCTGA